Proteins encoded by one window of Chryseobacterium foetidum:
- a CDS encoding beta-carotene 15,15'-monooxygenase, with the protein MPDFDLDSFKSTWQKQPVENKYNDSEILKMLNKKSRNYMKYIFWISAAEFLFFTLFGFYYIIQDKDSNSFMSLLQRLGVEENEELRNHLEKIYLVIKITTLFVTGYFVIKFYQNYKKIKIQEDLKAFITRIIKFKQTVNAFILTNILLFVLFTGAFTGFVFYVINHQQIKLDPSAKNGFIMAIIVSTVLCVLLIWLYYRLVYGIIMGRLDKSLKQLKDIDSQAN; encoded by the coding sequence ATGCCTGATTTTGATTTAGACAGCTTTAAAAGCACATGGCAAAAGCAACCCGTTGAGAATAAATATAACGACAGTGAGATCTTGAAGATGCTCAATAAAAAATCGCGCAACTACATGAAATATATTTTCTGGATCAGCGCGGCAGAATTTCTGTTTTTTACTTTGTTTGGATTTTATTACATCATTCAGGATAAAGATTCGAATTCATTTATGAGCTTACTGCAGAGATTAGGTGTGGAAGAAAATGAGGAATTGAGAAATCACCTTGAAAAGATTTATCTCGTCATCAAGATTACCACTCTGTTTGTAACTGGATATTTTGTTATTAAATTTTATCAGAATTATAAGAAAATAAAAATTCAGGAAGATCTGAAAGCATTTATCACAAGAATTATCAAATTTAAACAGACTGTCAACGCATTTATTTTAACGAATATCCTTTTATTTGTGTTATTTACAGGCGCTTTCACCGGATTTGTATTTTATGTCATCAATCATCAGCAAATAAAACTTGATCCTTCCGCTAAAAATGGTTTTATCATGGCAATTATCGTGAGTACTGTTTTGTGTGTGCTTCTGATTTGGCTTTACTACAGGCTGGTTTACGGAATCATCATGGGTAGACTTGATAAAAGTTTAAAACAGCTGAAAGACATTGATTCTCAGGCAAATTAA
- a CDS encoding GreA/GreB family elongation factor — protein sequence MQKAVYNKNELRIFVRDMISGKVKTLEFYLNFTLEASREIKKTSKYDSIREEMQEEIYHLDKQMANLKNMQQQMKMVLNSVSDRAKIGSLVITNKARFYISVSLGEFFFEGDRFYAISPESPMAKKIMGMKAGEEFTLNKIHQKIEEVI from the coding sequence ATGCAGAAGGCGGTTTACAATAAAAACGAGTTGAGGATTTTTGTGCGGGACATGATTTCGGGGAAAGTAAAAACTTTGGAATTTTATCTGAATTTTACGCTGGAAGCCAGTCGGGAAATCAAAAAGACTTCAAAATATGATTCTATTCGGGAAGAAATGCAGGAAGAAATTTACCATTTAGACAAGCAGATGGCGAATCTTAAAAATATGCAGCAGCAGATGAAAATGGTTTTGAATTCTGTGTCTGATCGCGCAAAAATAGGTTCTCTTGTCATCACCAATAAAGCGCGTTTCTACATTTCCGTTTCTCTTGGCGAATTTTTCTTTGAAGGCGACCGTTTCTACGCCATTTCCCCCGAAAGCCCGATGGCCAAGAAAATCATGGGCATGAAAGCCGGCGAAGAATTTACCTTGAATAAAATTCATCAGAAAATTGAAGAAGTGATCTAA
- a CDS encoding CDP-alcohol phosphatidyltransferase family protein has translation MKNIPYLLIAARFLFAPIIFSLAYFSGGDSRFIILTLMFIGILTDIFDGIIARKVGVSSEKLRRLDSQVDLVFWLSIGFAAYYLNSDLIKSEWKSVVLILIMEALCYIVSWIKFGKETCTHAWLSKLWGLSLLLAFTYLIGFQKAGWAFDLTVILGLISHLDVILIILILPKWQYDVPSSFHAWKIRQGKQRKKSVFLN, from the coding sequence ATGAAAAATATACCTTATTTATTAATCGCCGCACGCTTTCTTTTCGCACCAATTATTTTTAGTTTAGCATATTTCAGTGGCGGAGATTCACGATTTATAATCTTAACCTTAATGTTTATCGGAATACTCACAGATATTTTCGACGGAATTATCGCCAGAAAAGTAGGAGTTTCATCTGAAAAATTACGAAGACTCGACAGTCAGGTGGATTTGGTATTCTGGCTCTCCATCGGTTTTGCAGCTTACTATCTCAATTCTGATTTAATCAAATCTGAGTGGAAAAGTGTTGTATTAATTTTAATTATGGAAGCACTTTGCTACATCGTCAGCTGGATAAAATTTGGAAAAGAAACCTGCACGCATGCATGGCTTTCAAAATTGTGGGGACTGAGTCTGTTGCTGGCTTTCACTTATCTGATAGGCTTTCAAAAAGCAGGCTGGGCTTTCGATTTAACTGTAATTCTCGGACTGATTTCTCATCTGGATGTTATCTTAATTATTTTAATTCTTCCAAAATGGCAGTACGACGTTCCAAGTTCATTCCACGCATGGAAAATCCGTCAGGGTAAGCAGCGGAAAAAATCGGTATTTTTAAACTGA
- a CDS encoding type II toxin-antitoxin system RelE/ParE family toxin — translation MKIEVTEQFRDKVKRQMQYIALEKPLAAKKLNQLIFRKIKDISNYPKINRKSIFCEDDNIRDLIVKGYLIVYEILSDEDKIVVFGFYKWKEKL, via the coding sequence ATGAAGATTGAAGTAACGGAGCAATTTAGAGATAAAGTGAAAAGGCAAATGCAGTACATCGCCTTAGAAAAACCTCTAGCCGCAAAAAAGCTGAATCAGCTTATCTTCCGCAAAATAAAAGATATTTCAAATTACCCTAAAATCAACAGAAAATCTATCTTCTGTGAAGATGACAACATTCGGGATTTGATTGTGAAAGGATATTTGATTGTCTACGAGATCCTCTCTGATGAAGACAAAATTGTAGTTTTCGGTTTTTACAAATGGAAAGAAAAACTGTAA
- the rpoN gene encoding RNA polymerase factor sigma-54: MLKQHLQLRLGQKLAPQQIQLMKLIQLHTLEFEEELERELEENPALEIAKEEGQEDEYAPADETVYENEGNESIETDFDVEQYLYDDEPNYKTASSNYSADDEDFDNESLLTEGQSLYDYLNEQVHLSNIAEEDLKIAEYIIGNLDTDGYLRREIKAIVDDLAFSQGIYTTKEKVEDVLENYVQKLDPPGVGARSLQECLLLQIEKKVSSDKAVSLAAGILRNQFDALTNKHYNKIIQKYDIEEEDLKAALEEISKLSPKVGGNFDTQTITINQEIIPDFVIQVKDGQVIPMLNSKNAPTLRVSEEYKDILSTYSHDKKSSEHKQAALFIKQKLDAAKWYIDAINQRQNTLLQTINAIVKFQKAYFLTGDEKSLRPMILKDIADITGFDISTISRVVKSKYADTPNGILYLKDLFSDSLTNDDGEEVSTKEIKNHLQEVISKENKRKPLTDDALVVMLKEQGYNIARRTIAKYREQLNIPVARLRKEL; the protein is encoded by the coding sequence ATGCTAAAACAACATTTACAACTTAGACTTGGTCAAAAACTGGCACCACAACAGATTCAGTTGATGAAGTTGATTCAGCTTCACACTCTGGAATTTGAAGAAGAACTTGAGCGTGAACTCGAAGAAAACCCCGCTCTCGAAATTGCAAAAGAAGAAGGTCAGGAAGACGAATATGCGCCGGCAGATGAAACTGTTTATGAAAATGAGGGCAATGAGAGTATTGAAACCGATTTTGACGTAGAACAATATCTATACGATGATGAGCCGAATTATAAGACGGCATCAAGCAACTATTCTGCGGACGATGAAGACTTTGACAACGAAAGTCTGCTTACAGAAGGTCAGTCGCTGTATGATTATCTTAACGAGCAGGTTCATTTGAGCAATATCGCTGAAGAAGATCTTAAAATAGCTGAATATATCATCGGAAATTTGGATACTGACGGATATTTAAGAAGAGAAATAAAAGCTATTGTTGACGATCTGGCGTTTTCTCAGGGAATTTATACCACAAAGGAAAAGGTGGAAGATGTGCTTGAAAACTACGTCCAGAAGCTGGATCCGCCAGGAGTGGGAGCTAGAAGTCTTCAGGAATGTCTTCTTTTGCAGATCGAAAAGAAAGTAAGTTCAGATAAAGCAGTTTCACTGGCTGCGGGTATCCTGAGAAATCAGTTTGATGCGCTTACCAATAAGCATTACAACAAAATCATTCAGAAATACGATATTGAAGAAGAAGATTTGAAGGCCGCTTTGGAAGAAATTTCAAAACTGTCTCCAAAAGTTGGCGGAAACTTCGATACTCAGACGATTACAATCAATCAGGAGATTATTCCGGATTTTGTGATACAGGTGAAAGACGGACAGGTGATTCCGATGCTGAACAGTAAAAATGCACCAACGTTAAGGGTAAGTGAAGAGTATAAAGATATTCTTTCAACATATTCTCATGACAAAAAATCTTCTGAGCACAAGCAGGCAGCTTTATTTATTAAACAGAAACTTGATGCTGCAAAATGGTATATCGATGCTATTAATCAGCGTCAGAATACTTTGCTTCAGACCATTAATGCAATTGTAAAGTTCCAGAAAGCATATTTCCTTACAGGTGACGAAAAGTCTTTAAGACCAATGATTTTAAAGGACATTGCCGATATTACTGGTTTTGATATTTCTACAATTTCAAGGGTTGTAAAAAGCAAATACGCCGATACTCCAAACGGAATTCTTTATCTTAAAGATTTATTCTCAGATTCTTTAACGAATGATGATGGCGAGGAGGTTTCCACAAAGGAAATTAAAAACCATCTTCAGGAAGTCATCAGCAAAGAAAACAAACGAAAGCCGCTTACAGATGATGCTTTGGTGGTGATGTTGAAAGAACAGGGCTACAATATTGCAAGAAGAACAATTGCTAAGTACCGTGAACAGCTCAATATTCCGGTAGCAAGATTGAGAAAGGAATTATAA
- the rimM gene encoding ribosome maturation factor RimM (Essential for efficient processing of 16S rRNA) — translation MKKEDCYLLGKITRRHGLAGNVILKLDTDQPELYKKLDSIFVEINGLLVPFFIEKTSFSKLDALNIAFKNSSEALVDQSLGKNVFLPLSSLPKLTGKQFYYHEIIGYEIFDEHDNNCGVIRSVNDQTAQNYFVTNLEGKEVVIPLIKDWILEVNREERFIKMQIPEGLIDVFLVPSKKDE, via the coding sequence ATGAAAAAAGAAGACTGTTATTTACTGGGAAAAATCACACGCAGACACGGGCTTGCCGGAAATGTAATTCTTAAATTAGATACAGATCAGCCTGAACTGTACAAAAAACTGGATTCTATTTTTGTGGAAATCAACGGTTTGCTGGTGCCTTTTTTTATTGAGAAAACTTCGTTCAGTAAACTTGATGCACTGAATATAGCTTTTAAAAATTCTTCTGAAGCCTTAGTTGACCAGTCTTTGGGTAAAAATGTTTTTCTTCCTTTGTCAAGTCTTCCGAAACTGACTGGAAAACAGTTTTATTATCACGAAATTATCGGTTATGAGATTTTTGATGAGCATGATAACAATTGTGGTGTAATTAGATCTGTAAACGACCAGACGGCGCAGAATTATTTCGTAACGAATCTTGAAGGGAAAGAGGTAGTAATTCCTTTAATTAAAGACTGGATTCTTGAGGTCAACCGTGAGGAGAGATTCATCAAAATGCAGATTCCTGAGGGATTGATTGATGTGTTTTTGGTGCCTTCGAAGAAGGATGAGTAA
- a CDS encoding DUF1573 domain-containing protein yields the protein MKNLLAGIAFLGTVAFASAQTITFDNTTFEYGTIKPGSDGTRFFTVTNTGDKPLVLSNVKPSCGCTTPEWSQDPILPGKSSKIKVGYNTALAGPFTKMIEVFSNDPVNSRSIIYIKGNVDANAVEVAPEPAPEPIVLTPEELKAKEKADKKAAKIAAKEAKKAEKAAKKAAKQAKAAN from the coding sequence ATGAAAAACTTACTAGCTGGAATTGCGTTTTTGGGAACAGTTGCTTTTGCATCTGCGCAAACCATTACTTTTGACAATACAACCTTTGAATACGGAACAATCAAACCCGGATCAGACGGTACAAGATTTTTCACTGTGACCAATACTGGAGACAAGCCTTTGGTACTTTCAAACGTGAAGCCATCTTGCGGATGTACAACACCTGAATGGAGCCAGGATCCTATTTTACCTGGAAAATCTTCAAAAATTAAGGTAGGATACAACACCGCCTTGGCAGGACCTTTTACAAAAATGATTGAAGTATTTTCTAATGACCCTGTAAACAGCAGAAGCATCATTTACATTAAAGGAAACGTAGATGCTAACGCTGTAGAGGTAGCACCTGAACCAGCGCCTGAGCCAATAGTTTTAACTCCAGAAGAACTCAAAGCTAAAGAAAAAGCTGATAAAAAAGCAGCTAAAATTGCTGCAAAAGAAGCTAAGAAAGCAGAAAAGGCTGCCAAAAAAGCGGCAAAACAAGCTAAAGCTGCAAACTAA
- a CDS encoding RNA polymerase sigma factor produces the protein MVTKEKEFAQLIKNNQGLIIKVSRLYTNSLEDEEDLFQEIVLQLWKSYDSFKGNSKISTWMYRVALNTAITLFRKKSKSLQTNELDINLRDYEDDNDDKQQQISLLYQVIKTLPNVERAIVMMYLDDLPYRDIAENLGITEVNARVKMNRLKKILKEKMEKYA, from the coding sequence TTGGTGACCAAGGAAAAAGAATTTGCGCAGCTGATCAAAAATAATCAGGGATTGATTATAAAAGTGTCGCGTCTTTACACCAATTCTCTTGAGGATGAGGAAGATCTCTTCCAGGAAATCGTGCTTCAACTCTGGAAAAGCTATGATTCCTTTAAAGGAAATTCTAAAATTTCTACCTGGATGTATCGTGTGGCATTGAATACCGCCATTACTTTATTCAGAAAAAAAAGCAAATCTTTACAGACCAATGAACTGGATATCAACCTCAGAGATTATGAGGATGACAATGACGATAAGCAACAGCAGATTTCACTCCTCTATCAGGTCATCAAAACGTTGCCGAATGTGGAAAGAGCAATTGTGATGATGTATCTTGATGATCTGCCGTACAGAGATATTGCCGAAAACCTTGGTATCACGGAGGTAAATGCCCGTGTAAAAATGAACAGACTGAAAAAAATTCTTAAAGAAAAGATGGAAAAATATGCCTGA
- a CDS encoding SRPBCC family protein, with the protein MKTFFKIIGGLILLLVVYSVIAMLAFGDNYHYEKSVVINAPKEKVWQHISSMKSFNEWNPWMDLDKNMTVTYTGTSGEVGDKYCWDSKNDDAGAGCQEIRENIANERQRTEMIFKRPFEGQALSDLVLAAEGNTTKVTWSMDTKQETWMKIMRPMMDYQMGKSYDEGFKKLKALAEK; encoded by the coding sequence ATGAAAACATTCTTTAAAATTATCGGAGGATTAATCCTTCTGTTGGTGGTGTATTCTGTAATTGCAATGCTGGCTTTCGGAGATAATTATCATTACGAAAAATCAGTGGTCATCAATGCTCCGAAAGAAAAAGTATGGCAGCACATCAGCTCAATGAAGTCTTTCAACGAATGGAATCCGTGGATGGATTTAGACAAAAACATGACGGTTACCTACACTGGAACTTCCGGAGAAGTGGGAGATAAATACTGCTGGGACAGCAAAAATGATGATGCAGGAGCCGGCTGTCAGGAAATCAGGGAAAATATTGCCAACGAAAGACAGCGTACAGAAATGATTTTTAAAAGACCTTTTGAAGGACAGGCTTTGTCTGATCTCGTTTTGGCTGCTGAAGGGAACACTACAAAAGTAACATGGAGTATGGATACCAAACAGGAAACATGGATGAAAATTATGCGACCGATGATGGATTATCAGATGGGAAAATCTTACGACGAGGGTTTTAAAAAACTGAAAGCTTTGGCTGAAAAATAA
- the asnS gene encoding asparagine--tRNA ligase, with protein sequence MKKQTIKEVLQDYKKVLHHDITVYGWVRAFRSNRFIALNDGSTINNLQIVVDFENFDEEIISKISTASSLKVVGEVVESQGAGQTVEIIAKKIIVLGDNFTEERDKTILQPKKHSLEVLREQAHLRFRTNLFGAVFRVRHAVSFAIHSFFNKNQFFYINTPIVTGADAEGAGEMFGVTNFDLNNIPRDEQGDIDFAQDFFGKKTNLTVSGQLEGETAAMGLGRIYTFGPTFRAENSNTTRHLAEFWMIEPEVAFNNLEDNIDLAEDFLKYVIQYVLDNCKDDLDFLDKRFAEEQKSKPEKERAKEGLIEKLENVIAKRFKRVSYTEAIEILLNSKENKKGKFAYPIEEWGADLQSEHERFLVEKHFECPVVLFDYPKEIKAFYMKLNDDNKTVAAMDVLFPGIGEIIGGSEREARLNVLKTKMTEMHVDEHELWWYLDTRRFGSVPHAGFGLGLERLVLFVTGMTNIRDVIPFPRTPKNAEF encoded by the coding sequence ATGAAAAAGCAGACGATTAAAGAAGTCCTTCAGGACTACAAAAAAGTATTACATCATGACATTACAGTTTACGGTTGGGTAAGAGCATTCCGTTCTAATCGCTTTATCGCGCTAAATGATGGTTCTACGATTAATAATTTGCAAATCGTTGTTGATTTTGAAAATTTTGACGAGGAAATTATTTCTAAAATCAGTACAGCTTCTTCTCTAAAAGTGGTAGGAGAGGTCGTAGAAAGTCAGGGAGCAGGACAAACCGTAGAAATTATCGCTAAAAAAATCATTGTTTTAGGAGATAACTTTACTGAAGAAAGAGACAAAACGATTCTTCAGCCTAAAAAACACTCTTTGGAAGTGTTGAGAGAGCAGGCGCATCTCAGATTCAGAACCAATTTGTTTGGGGCGGTTTTCAGAGTACGTCACGCAGTGAGTTTTGCGATTCACTCTTTTTTCAACAAAAACCAATTCTTTTATATCAACACACCAATTGTAACCGGAGCCGATGCAGAGGGAGCTGGCGAGATGTTTGGTGTAACGAATTTTGATTTAAACAATATTCCGAGAGACGAGCAGGGTGATATCGACTTCGCACAGGATTTCTTCGGAAAGAAAACTAATTTAACGGTTTCCGGACAGCTTGAAGGAGAAACTGCGGCAATGGGATTGGGGAGAATTTACACTTTCGGACCGACCTTCCGTGCTGAAAATTCAAATACCACACGTCACTTAGCTGAATTCTGGATGATTGAGCCTGAAGTTGCTTTCAATAATTTGGAAGACAACATCGATTTGGCGGAAGATTTCCTTAAATACGTGATTCAGTACGTTTTGGATAACTGTAAAGATGATTTGGATTTCTTAGACAAACGTTTTGCAGAAGAACAAAAATCAAAACCTGAAAAAGAAAGAGCTAAAGAAGGACTGATCGAAAAGCTGGAAAATGTAATTGCCAAGCGTTTCAAGAGAGTTTCTTACACGGAAGCGATTGAGATTTTATTAAACTCAAAAGAAAATAAAAAAGGAAAATTTGCTTATCCAATCGAGGAGTGGGGCGCAGATTTGCAGTCTGAGCACGAAAGATTCCTGGTGGAGAAGCATTTTGAATGTCCTGTAGTTTTATTTGATTATCCAAAAGAAATCAAAGCGTTCTACATGAAACTGAACGACGACAATAAAACTGTTGCCGCAATGGATGTACTTTTCCCTGGAATCGGTGAAATCATCGGCGGTTCTGAAAGAGAAGCGAGATTGAATGTTTTGAAAACAAAAATGACAGAAATGCACGTTGACGAGCACGAATTGTGGTGGTATTTAGATACCAGAAGATTCGGTTCTGTTCCGCACGCAGGTTTTGGTTTGGGATTGGAAAGACTGGTACTTTTCGTGACAGGAATGACAAACATCAGAGATGTAATTCCTTTCCCGAGAACTCCGAAAAATGCAGAGTTTTAA
- a CDS encoding GlcG/HbpS family heme-binding protein: MNITLEQAQKVIEAALQKSKELGVKMNIAIVDSGANLVAFAKMDDAWLGSTDIAQKKAKTARFFDMNSGEIGKLSQPGQPLYNIEHSNNGLISFPGGVLIKDASGKIIGAIGVSGSTVDDDHEVATAGAEAVS, encoded by the coding sequence ATGAACATTACATTAGAACAGGCTCAGAAAGTCATTGAAGCCGCACTTCAGAAATCAAAAGAATTAGGAGTAAAAATGAACATTGCCATCGTTGACAGCGGCGCCAACCTCGTTGCTTTTGCAAAAATGGATGATGCGTGGCTGGGCTCCACCGACATCGCACAAAAGAAAGCCAAAACCGCAAGATTTTTCGACATGAACAGCGGCGAAATCGGGAAACTATCACAACCCGGACAGCCTTTGTACAACATCGAACATTCCAATAACGGACTGATTAGTTTTCCCGGCGGAGTTTTAATCAAAGACGCATCAGGAAAAATCATCGGAGCCATCGGTGTAAGCGGAAGCACAGTGGATGATGACCATGAGGTTGCAACAGCGGGAGCGGAAGCTGTTTCGTAG
- a CDS encoding 30S ribosomal protein S16, producing MSVKIRLQRHGSKGKPFFHIVVADSRSRRDGRFIEKIGTYNPITNPATIDLNVDSAVKWLNNGAQPTDTARAILSYKGALYKKHLQGGVAKGAFDEAEAEKRFGAWLAEKDAKVQGKVEGLSTAKADAKKAALEAEVKVNEARVAAAAQLEADAKAAEEAANAPAVEEAAETTEEPTAEAEGTEETQA from the coding sequence ATGTCAGTAAAAATCAGATTACAAAGACACGGTTCTAAAGGGAAACCTTTTTTTCACATCGTAGTTGCAGATTCAAGATCAAGAAGAGATGGTAGATTCATCGAAAAGATCGGAACTTACAACCCAATTACTAACCCTGCTACTATCGATTTGAACGTTGATTCTGCTGTAAAGTGGTTAAACAACGGTGCTCAGCCAACTGATACGGCAAGAGCGATTCTTTCTTATAAAGGTGCTCTTTACAAAAAACACTTACAAGGTGGTGTTGCTAAAGGTGCTTTTGATGAGGCTGAAGCTGAGAAGAGATTCGGAGCTTGGTTAGCTGAGAAAGATGCTAAAGTACAAGGTAAAGTAGAAGGATTATCTACTGCTAAAGCTGATGCTAAGAAAGCTGCTTTGGAAGCTGAAGTTAAAGTAAACGAAGCCAGAGTAGCTGCTGCTGCTCAACTTGAGGCTGATGCTAAAGCTGCTGAAGAAGCTGCAAACGCACCTGCTGTAGAAGAGGCTGCTGAAACTACTGAAGAGCCTACTGCTGAAGCAGAAGGAACTGAAGAGACTCAGGCTTAA
- a CDS encoding PPK2 family polyphosphate kinase — translation MNSDFSEEFKVKGKFSIKKTETSYKGKLTKEDGLEMIMKEKEKLRELQEKLYADGSKSLLVVLQAMDAAGKDSLIEHVFGGVNPQGCNVTSFKTPNSKEYAHDFLWRHYLAVPQKGMIGIFNRSHYESVLVCKVHPEYNLSEKTWDDVKDFDDKFWKNRYESISNFEKHLANNGTTIIKIFLNVSKDEQKKRLLDRINEQEKNWKFSSADLPERALFDKYMDCYETAINETSKDHAPWHVIPADNKWFARLAAIQIIIETLEKMDLKFPELSKEDKKGLEDAKKQLESE, via the coding sequence ATGAACAGTGATTTTTCAGAAGAATTTAAAGTAAAAGGAAAATTTTCAATAAAAAAAACAGAAACTTCATATAAGGGAAAACTTACGAAAGAGGACGGTTTAGAAATGATCATGAAGGAAAAAGAAAAACTTCGTGAACTTCAGGAAAAATTATATGCCGATGGAAGCAAATCTTTATTGGTCGTACTTCAGGCGATGGATGCAGCAGGAAAAGATTCTTTAATCGAGCATGTTTTCGGAGGCGTAAATCCTCAGGGTTGTAATGTGACTAGTTTTAAAACTCCAAACTCAAAAGAATATGCACATGATTTTCTTTGGAGGCATTACTTAGCAGTTCCTCAAAAGGGAATGATCGGAATTTTTAATCGTTCGCACTACGAAAGTGTTTTGGTTTGCAAGGTTCATCCTGAATATAATTTGAGCGAAAAAACGTGGGATGATGTGAAAGATTTTGATGATAAATTCTGGAAAAACCGCTACGAAAGTATCAGTAATTTTGAAAAACACCTTGCCAATAACGGAACGACTATCATCAAAATTTTCCTGAATGTTTCGAAAGACGAACAAAAGAAAAGACTTCTCGACCGCATCAACGAACAGGAAAAAAACTGGAAATTTTCTTCAGCAGACCTTCCCGAAAGAGCTCTGTTTGACAAATACATGGACTGTTACGAAACTGCCATCAACGAAACTTCTAAAGATCATGCTCCGTGGCACGTGATTCCGGCAGATAATAAATGGTTTGCAAGACTGGCAGCGATTCAGATTATTATAGAAACTTTGGAAAAAATGGATTTAAAATTCCCTGAACTTTCCAAGGAAGACAAAAAAGGTTTGGAAGATGCTAAAAAGCAGTTGGAAAGTGAGTGA
- a CDS encoding XRE family transcriptional regulator — protein MHQEVLLKQIRKKIGDKSLNDEIANILNISYDAAHRRTSLKAKFSFEEALELAKYYQISLNEFLNSDNQLVVQKTTPVISTDDLQSFFQNNLSVFDKLPLSDEMKIYYSAKDIPFFYTLSDTLLSRFKIYVWMNLLNAKQFFVPFSEFSPPNFNLNTKELRRKYEEQNVIEIWNDTTISSILQQISFYFDTRLLLKNEAGTILKEVKEIIEYIEQKTDTNPKYQIYENELMQLSNDIFFNHPKNSLLAMPLNTFGYILINEIKTCSETYNYFEHQIKNSKSLSTSGNRDRKIFFNKMYQQIDDLVEKLKI, from the coding sequence ATGCATCAGGAAGTTTTATTGAAACAGATCAGAAAGAAAATCGGGGACAAATCTCTGAATGATGAAATTGCCAATATTCTCAACATCAGCTACGATGCTGCACACAGAAGAACTTCGCTCAAAGCAAAATTCAGTTTTGAAGAGGCTCTGGAGCTGGCAAAATATTATCAGATTTCATTGAATGAGTTTCTCAATTCCGATAATCAGCTGGTGGTGCAGAAAACGACTCCTGTCATTTCAACAGATGATTTGCAGTCGTTTTTCCAGAATAATCTGAGTGTATTTGATAAACTTCCGCTTTCAGATGAGATGAAAATTTATTATTCGGCGAAAGATATTCCGTTTTTCTATACGCTTTCAGATACATTGCTTTCACGGTTTAAAATTTACGTCTGGATGAATCTTTTGAATGCAAAACAGTTTTTTGTTCCGTTCTCAGAATTTTCGCCGCCCAATTTTAATTTAAATACAAAAGAACTTCGCAGAAAATATGAAGAGCAAAACGTCATCGAGATTTGGAACGACACCACGATTTCCAGCATTCTTCAACAAATTTCGTTTTACTTCGACACCAGACTTTTGCTTAAAAATGAAGCCGGAACTATCCTGAAAGAAGTAAAAGAAATCATTGAATACATCGAGCAAAAAACCGACACCAATCCGAAATATCAGATTTACGAAAATGAACTGATGCAACTTTCAAATGATATATTTTTCAATCATCCCAAAAATTCACTTCTGGCAATGCCTTTAAATACTTTCGGATATATTCTGATTAATGAGATAAAAACCTGTAGCGAAACGTACAATTATTTTGAGCATCAGATTAAAAATTCAAAATCACTGAGCACTTCGGGAAACCGCGACCGGAAAATATTTTTCAATAAAATGTATCAGCAGATTGATGATTTGGTTGAAAAACTAAAAATCTAA
- a CDS encoding nitroreductase family protein yields MNKAEVLKEIIEQRRSIFPKDYAETEISQKIIDEILYSATLAPNHKRTKPWRFKIFKGEEKARLAVEMQEIYKATQAPQTFLEKKYQDIGFKINKADAVVSIVVNFSGMVPEWEEIAAVSMAVQNMYLTCTANGVGCYWSSPKIVDHLKDSLAIEENQKCLGLFYMGKVD; encoded by the coding sequence ATGAATAAAGCAGAAGTTTTAAAAGAAATCATAGAGCAGAGAAGAAGTATTTTTCCTAAAGATTATGCTGAAACAGAAATCTCTCAGAAAATTATCGACGAAATTCTATACTCAGCGACGTTGGCTCCCAATCACAAACGGACAAAACCATGGCGTTTTAAAATCTTCAAAGGCGAAGAGAAAGCAAGACTGGCGGTCGAAATGCAGGAAATTTATAAAGCAACACAGGCTCCGCAGACTTTTTTGGAGAAAAAATATCAGGATATCGGTTTTAAAATCAATAAAGCAGATGCAGTTGTTTCCATTGTTGTGAATTTCAGTGGAATGGTTCCTGAATGGGAAGAGATTGCGGCGGTTTCTATGGCGGTTCAGAATATGTATCTGACCTGTACAGCAAATGGAGTAGGCTGCTACTGGAGTTCTCCTAAAATTGTAGATCATCTGAAGGATTCTCTCGCAATTGAGGAAAACCAGAAATGTCTGGGGCTTTTTTATATGGGAAAGGTTGATTAG